A genome region from Purpureocillium takamizusanense chromosome 8, complete sequence includes the following:
- a CDS encoding Dihydroxy-acid dehydratase (COG:E~EggNog:ENOG503NWF5), whose protein sequence is MAAAPPPPPPTNDGPGQSPVPGDDPKASPDYVQFKCLPPGGPLNRWSTTLTREHDFPGAQAMLYGAGVPNKDMMKNAPQVGIATVWWEGNPCK, encoded by the exons atggcggcagcaccaccaccaccaccaccgacaaACGACGGCCCTGGCCAGAGCCCCGTCCCCGGCGATGACCCCAAGGCGTCGCCCGACTACGTGCAGTTCAAGTGCCTCCCGCCGGGGGGTCCGCTGAACCGCTGGTCCACGACGCTGACGCGCGAGCACGACTTTCCCGGCGCTCAG GCCATGCTGTatggcgccggcgtgccCAACAAGGACATGATGAAGAATGCGCCGCAGGTGGGCATCGCGACGGTCTGGTGGGAGGGGAACCCGTGCAAGTGA
- a CDS encoding uncharacterized protein (EggNog:ENOG503P1YD) codes for MSRTQMISVHSRYSPVGDGVRRHDGGGVTKAKKAALTGSGRAWREDEEAYLLQTRLQKMPYKHIAAHLNKTELACRLHYHQLSHGSTRRKRTASCSSGSSDPVSCQQVFSGSPVQKNKSRSLSPSQAVVGAYLPMAANGANDVQLPSIMMVDSPPRLPAILPKPESMGFPRPSESPRGYPIIMADAPREQSLPGPPPPPPVNLPSQGFGHGYAPGLLRLDCAGMPAAPSATSSAAAAHTAAHVDLSRLHSIYEAHRNGFWAAIADEYGRSTSPAALEHAWKTGSCCPQRGGNPMTPVDSPDRDRVREKTRISSILG; via the exons ATGTCCCGGACGCAAATGATATCAGTGCACTCGCGATACTCGCCTGTTGGAGATGGTGTACGGCGCCATGATGGGGGAGGAGTGACCAAGGCTAAGAAGGCCGCGCTGACTGGAAGCGGGCGCGCCTGGAGAGAGGACGAG GAAGCGTACCTGCTGCAGACACGCCTGCAGAAGATGCCGTACAAACACATCGCAGCGCACCTCAATAAGACGGAGCTGGCGTGCAGGCTGCACTACCACCAGCTGTCGCACGGCAGCACTCGGCGGAAGCGTACGGCATCATGCTCGTCCGGGTCCTCGGATCCCGTGTCGTGCCAGCAAGTCTTTTCGGGCAGCCCGGTGCAGAAGAACAAGTCGCGTTCTCTATCGCCGTCGCAGGCGGTGGTTGGTGCGTATCTGCCCATGGCAGCCAACGGGGCCAACGACGTGCAGCTGCCGAGCATCATGATGGTGGACAgcccgccgaggctgccggcGATTCTGCCCAAGCCAGAATCTATGGGGTTCCCGCGCCCGAGCGAGTCCCCGCGCGGGTATCCCATCATCATGGCAGACGCTCCACGCGAGCAAAGCctgccggggccgccgccgccgccgcccgtcaacCTGCCATCGCAAGGGTTTGGGCATGGATACGCgccggggctgctgcggctggaCTGCGCGGgaatgccggcggcgccctctgcgacgtcgtcggcagcggcagcgcatACGGCGGCGCACGTGGACCTGTCGCGGCTGCACTCCATCTACGAGGCGCACCGCAACGGCTTCTGGGCGGCCATTGCGGACGAGTACGGACGGAGCacgtcaccggcggcgctggagcaCGCGTGGAAGACGGGCTCTTGCTGTCCGCAGCGAGGCGGCAACCCGATGACGCCGGTGGACAGTCCGGACCGGGACCGAGTGCGTGAGAAGACGAGGATCTCGTCGATTCTGGGATAG